GGATCTCCTAGGGGAAGAGGCGCGGTGCGGCCGCGGGTCGGGGAGGGGCCAGAAGGGGGCGTCCAGCCAGTTCCTCCTCCCGCTTCCACCGCCCGCCAGTGCGCCCTGCGGCCCCAGACTTCCCCGAGCCGCGCTCCTCCCGGCCGCTCTCTGCTAACCTGCCCCCGTCTTACCTCCCCTTCTTCTCGTCCCCTCATCCTGAGCCCCAGACATCCGAGCTGCCTGCCGGGGCTCCCAGCCTAGAGCTCTCCGCGAGCTGACCGAGGGTCTccaccgccccccacccccgctcctctctcccctccccagagcaCCAATTTTGCGGGGGGCGGCTGGAGAAGGCCCAGGGAACCCTGACCACGCCCAACTGGCCCGAGTCCGATTACCCCCCGGGCATCAGCTGTTCCTGGCACATCATCGCGCCCCCGGACCAGGTACCGACCCTCCTCCCCGGGCTGCCCTAGGGGACCCAGGAGGCGCCCTCCAGCTTGCAGccagcagagatttattgaagaTCTGCTGTGTCCCGAACACTGCGCTTGCGCTGGTGGGCACCCAAAACAGCCCCAACCCCTGCATGCAcgcaaacaaaaatgtaaaaattacaaCTGAGACAAGTCTCAGGAGAGCGAGGTACAGGGTCCTGGTATAACACGCGGGCCTGTCACTTGTGAGTGCGCCAGGACTTGACCTTGCCAACGACGACGACCAACGCCCCTGCAGGGTCCCATGGGTGTGTGTGGTCCTCCGTGCTGTGGTGTGAACGCCTTCAGGAAAGGGGCCCAGGGGACGCGGGAGGTGGGAGTGGGAGCTGCTGCAGGCACCCAGTAGAAAATGAGGTGCAGGCGCCCAGGGGTGTCCCGCCGCGCAGCCCCCGCCTCCGCCCGCCGCCAGGTCATCGCGCTGACCTTCGAGAAGTTTGACCTGGAGCCGGACACCTACTGCCGCTACGACTCCGTCAGCGTGTTCAACGGAGCCGTGAGCGACGACTCCCGGAGGCTGGGGAAGTTCTGCGGCGACGCAGTCCCGGGGTGAGGGGCGGGACCTGGGCAAGTCCGGGTGAGAGTCGGGGGACCGCGCGCACGCGGCTGTTTGGAGGGGCAGGGTTCAGCTTAAGGGACGGGATCTGAACCCCAGGGCTCCACACTGGCGAGGGGAGCAGGTTCGAGGCCAGGCAAAGAGGAGATTTGGCCCCGGGTCTGGGGTCCGCAGATAGAGAGGCGACTGGGGCTCTGCGAAGTCGGGACAAAGTTAAAAGGCCACCCGGCCAggggtagtggctcatgcctgtaatcacagcactttgggaggctgaagcgggaggatcacctgagcttaggaattccagaccagcctgggcaacatggcgcaaccttgtctgtactaaaaatacaaaataattagctgggcatggtggcgtgcctgtaagtcccagcaaCTTGCGGGGCTGGGgcaggattacttgaacccagaaggtcaaggctgcagtgagccgagatggagccactgcactcaagcctgggagacaaagtgagaccctgtctcaaacaaacaaaaaaggtcacGGGGCTGAGAAGAGTGTGGTGCACACCCGCCCTGACACTTCCCCCAATGCTCGGTGGCCACCCGCAGTTCCATCTCCTCCGAAGGGAATGAACTCCTTGTCCAGTTCGTCTCAGATCTCAGTGTCACCGCTGACGGCTTCTCAGCCTCCTACAAGACCCTGCCGCGGGGCACTGCCAAAGGGCAAGGGCCCAGCCCCAAACCGGGAACTGAGCCCAAAGTCAAGCTGCCCCCCAAGTCCCAACCTccagagaaaacagaggaaacTCCTTCAGCCCCTGGTGAGTCTGGGACAGGGGAGGAAGGGGAAACAGATTGAAGGGAGCCATTTCAAAAAGTTCTGACCtgggctgtggctcacacctgtaatcccagcattttgggaggcccaggcagcaggatcgcttaagcctaggagtttaccatagcaagaccctgtcttttcaaaaataaaaaattaggctgggctggtggctcacgcctgtaatcccagcactttgggaggccaaggcaggcagatcacctgaggtcaggagttcaagaccaccccggctaacatggcaataccccatctctactaaaaatacaaaaattagccaggtgtggtggtacacacctgtaatcccagctactcgggaggctgaggcaggagagtcgcttgaacctgggaggtggagattgtagtgagctgagattgtgccactgcactccagcttgggttacagagtgagattctgtctcaaaacaaaaaaacaaacaaaaaaaacttagccaggcgtgtggtcatagctactccggaggctgaggtgggaggatcgcttgagctgggaaggtcgaggcttcagtgagccatgactgtgccgctgcactccagcctgggcaatagagcaaaactccatcttaaacaaaAGAGTTCCTCCTTGGCTACATTCACTCATTGATTCATCTGGTACTCACTGGTGCCTCCTTCCTCCCGACCACCCTTACTGGGTGCTGGGACCGGAAGCCCGACAAAGCTCTGAATAGTTCAAGTCAATGAGGCCGTTATGGGGACAGTGCTCCCTCCTACCTGCTGAGCAGgtcaccctccaccctcctccctcctaGATGCACCCACCTGCCCAAAGCAGTGCCGCCGGACAGGCACCTTGCAGAGCAACTTCTGTGCCAGCAGCCTGGGTAAGAATACCCCCAACCCCATTCCAGCTCCTCGAACCACCTCCCGCTTCTGTTTCCAGTTCTGCCATCTGGAACCTCCCATCTCCTCATCTCTCACTCCCATTCCCCCACAGTGGTGACTGCGACAGTGAAGTCCATGGTTCGGGAGCCAGGGGAGGGCCTCGCCGTCACTGTCAGTCTTATTGGTGCTTATAAAACTGGAGGACTGGATCTGCCTTCTCCACCCACTGGTGCCTCCCTGAAGTTTTACGTGCCTTGCAAGCAGTGCCCCCCCATGAAGAAAGGTAACAGAGATGTGGGGAAATGGGGATGGGGCGAGCTAAGCCACAGGGAAACGTTCAAGGTGTGGAATCTTAAGACCTGCTGACAGGTCTCAAGAATAAGAGATCTCaacccctccctccttcttccagGAGTCAGTTATCTGCTGATGGGCCAGGTAGAAGAGAACAGAGGCCCCGTCCTTCCTCCAGAGAGCTTTGTGGTTCTCCACCGGCCCAACCAGGACCAGATCCTCACCAACCTAAGCAAGAGGAAGTGCCCCTCCCAACCTGTGCGGGCTGCTGCCTCCCAGGACTGAGACGCAGGCCAGCCCCGGTCCCTAGCCCTCAGGCCTTCTTTCTTAtccaaataaatgtttcttaacgAGGAGTGGGTCAGATCTCCATGCTTATGGTATTGGGGTCCATCTTGaggatttcttttcattcattaattaattcaacacatatttactaTACAGAATAATCTTTTAAGAatgtggccaggtgtggcggctcacagctgtaatcccagcacaatgggaggctgagtcaggaggactgttgaggccaagagtttaagaccagcctgggcaacatggcaaaaccccctctccataaaaaaaatacaaaaattagccaggcgtggtggtgcacacctgtagtcccagctactcaagttgagatgggaggatcgcttgatcccggggAGGTacgactgcagtgagctgtgactatgccactgtactccagctgggggaacacagtgagaccctgtctcaaaaaaaaaagaatgtaagtcacaggccaggtgcagtggctgatgcctgtaatcccagcactttgagaggctgaggtgggaggatcacttgaggccagaagtttgagatcagtctgggcaacatggccagattctgtctttacaaaaaataattagctgggcgtggtggtactcatctgtggtcccagctactcaggaggctgatgtgggaggcttgctcgagcccaggactctgaggctgcagtgagctatgatcacaccactgtactccagcctgaacaaaagagtaagactctctctaaaaaagtaaaaagaaaagatgtcacgtcttggccgggcgcggtggctca
This DNA window, taken from Pongo pygmaeus isolate AG05252 chromosome 6, NHGRI_mPonPyg2-v2.0_pri, whole genome shotgun sequence, encodes the following:
- the PCOLCE gene encoding procollagen C-endopeptidase enhancer 1 isoform X2, with product MCPRPREVPGHATVPPSPLPAPLASPHAHTPKAAPSGTDYPAAAATAAAALQNSAAASVLRTPAPFPQAMLPAATASLLGPLLTAWALLPFAQGQTPNYTRPVFLCGGDVKGESGYVASEGFPNLYPPNKECIWTITVPEGQTVSLSFRVFDLELHPACRYDALEVFAGSGTSGQRLGRFCGTFRPAPLVAPGNQVTLRMTADEGTGGRGFLLWYSGRATSGTEHQFCGGRLEKAQGTLTTPNWPESDYPPGISCSWHIIAPPDQVIALTFEKFDLEPDTYCRYDSVSVFNGAVSDDSRRLGKFCGDAVPGSISSEGNELLVQFVSDLSVTADGFSASYKTLPRGTAKGQGPSPKPGTEPKVKLPPKSQPPEKTEETPSAPDAPTCPKQCRRTGTLQSNFCASSLVVTATVKSMVREPGEGLAVTVSLIGAYKTGGLDLPSPPTGASLKFYVPCKQCPPMKKGVSYLLMGQVEENRGPVLPPESFVVLHRPNQDQILTNLSKRKCPSQPVRAAASQD
- the PCOLCE gene encoding procollagen C-endopeptidase enhancer 1 isoform X1, which produces MLPAATASLLGPLLTAWALLPFAQGQTPNYTRPVFLCGGDVKGESGYVASEGFPNLYPPNKECIWTITVPEGQTVSLSFRVFDLELHPACRYDALEVFAGSGTSGQRLGRFCGTFRPAPLVAPGNQVTLRMTADEGTGGRGFLLWYSGRATSGTGPPPGARRKWVTDPRVEWAAWGYWDEHQFCGGRLEKAQGTLTTPNWPESDYPPGISCSWHIIAPPDQVIALTFEKFDLEPDTYCRYDSVSVFNGAVSDDSRRLGKFCGDAVPGSISSEGNELLVQFVSDLSVTADGFSASYKTLPRGTAKGQGPSPKPGTEPKVKLPPKSQPPEKTEETPSAPDAPTCPKQCRRTGTLQSNFCASSLVVTATVKSMVREPGEGLAVTVSLIGAYKTGGLDLPSPPTGASLKFYVPCKQCPPMKKGVSYLLMGQVEENRGPVLPPESFVVLHRPNQDQILTNLSKRKCPSQPVRAAASQD